From a region of the Lactuca sativa cultivar Salinas chromosome 4, Lsat_Salinas_v11, whole genome shotgun sequence genome:
- the LOC122197476 gene encoding secreted RxLR effector protein 78-like has product MSCQHATSSKLTNYHDTSAGNRVNRSSGLLLLKVDFEKAYDSLYWDYLLEIMSIMGFRSKWCQWIKELLSTARASVLINGSLTDEFQIHRGLRQGDPLSPFLFILAMEGLHITLTRARAANAFRGVSISGTENSHLMYADDVMLITP; this is encoded by the coding sequence ATGTCATGTCaacatgccacgtcatcaaaactgacaaaTTATCATGACACGTCAGCAGGTAACCgagttaaccggtcaagtggtctgCTTTTATTAAAGGTTGACTTTGAGAAGGCTTATGACTCCTTATATTGGGATTATTTATTGGAAATCATGTCTATTATGGGATTTAGGTCTAAGTGGTGTCAGTGGATTAAGGAGCTTTTGTCGACAGCTAGGGCTTCTGTGTTGATTAATGGTTCCCTAACTGATGAATTTCAAATTCACCGTGGATTGAGACAGGGTGATCCGCTTTCGCCTTTTCTTTTTATTCTGGCTATGGAGGGTCTCCATATTACTTTGACGAGGGCCCGAGCTGCGAATGCTTTTAGAGGGGTTTCTATTTCTGGTACTGAGAATTCTCATCTCATGTATGCGGATGATGTGATGCTGATCACTCCTTAG
- the LOC111919883 gene encoding uncharacterized protein LOC111919883: MADSILCPFCSTTVETVEHIFVNCSELIVLWTRIAIWWGVRCPSQLTVDSRFNWVDSTSWKIGQRKAFDAVILTTFWCIWNFRNGVIFRANTPKKSLIFDDVVHKSYAWISSRCSKAKISWSSWLHNPINATKMM; encoded by the coding sequence ATGGCGGATTCCATTCTTTGTCCTTTTTGCTCGACTACAGTGGAGACTGTGGAACATATTTTTGTTAATTGCTCAGAGTTGATTGTTCTTTGGACTCGTATTGCGATCTGGTGGGGTGTTAGATGTCCTTCTCAGTTGACTGTGGATTCTCGTTTCAATTGGGTTGATTCTACTTCATGGAAAATTGGTCAGCGTAAAGCTTTTGATGCTGTCATTTTGACTACTTTTTGGTGCATTTGGAATTTCAGGAACGGTGTGATTTTCAGAGCGAATACACCTAAGAAATCTTTGATTTTCGATGATGTTGTTCATAAATCTTATGCTTGGATTTCTAGTAGGTGTAGTAAAGCCAAGATTAGTTGGTCTTCTTGGCTTCATAATCCTATTAATGCTACTAAGATGATGTAA